From the Flavimarina sp. Hel_I_48 genome, one window contains:
- a CDS encoding lipocalin family protein — protein MKKIIFLMLASFLVLSCGTSKVVKESRKTLKGNWTLDNINYGDANGVYEVELFDDASSECFVGSTWRFIPNNNFGNYEINGANCSSGKRYFVWTIPDVKNASSYDILLKPTDEKMNSTRNNKGYRLSLDYLSDDSLRFTQTLQVDGKPFTIYMNFTKISD, from the coding sequence ATGAAAAAAATAATCTTTTTAATGTTGGCCTCCTTTCTGGTTCTTTCCTGTGGCACCAGCAAAGTAGTCAAAGAATCCAGAAAAACGCTCAAGGGAAATTGGACGTTGGATAATATTAATTATGGTGATGCCAATGGCGTTTATGAAGTCGAGCTTTTTGATGATGCTTCGTCTGAATGTTTTGTGGGCAGTACCTGGAGATTTATTCCAAACAATAATTTTGGTAACTATGAGATAAATGGCGCAAACTGTTCATCTGGCAAAAGATATTTCGTGTGGACAATCCCAGATGTCAAGAATGCATCAAGCTATGATATACTTTTAAAACCCACCGACGAGAAAATGAATTCTACCAGAAATAATAAGGGCTATAGGTTATCCCTGGATTATCTTTCTGATGATTCTTTGCGCTTTACGCAAACATTGCAGGTAGATGGTAAACCTTTTACGATCTATATGAACTTCACTAAAATTTCAGATTAA
- a CDS encoding isopenicillin N synthase family dioxygenase has translation MNTIPSVDLKDFTSDDPERKQKFIDELGSAYEDIGFVSLKNHFLDDQLVEHLYSEIKDFFDLPEETKTNYEIEELHGQRGYISFGKEHAKGKKEGDLKEFWHFGQEPEADADLKEKYPDNVQVKELEDFNETGMQAYKMLEKTGIYVLRALALYIGLDEFYFDKWAKNGNSILRPIHYPPITDEPKGAVRAGAHGDINLITLLMGASAGGLQVLRKDGEWIDAIPQDDELVINVGDMLERLTNNKLRSTIHRVANPPKVQWSSPRYSIPFFMHPRSEMPLNCLDLCVNEEHPKAYEDITAGAFLHQRLVDIGLIKEKK, from the coding sequence ATGAACACCATTCCCAGCGTAGATCTTAAAGATTTTACCAGCGACGACCCAGAGAGAAAGCAAAAATTTATAGATGAATTAGGAAGTGCCTATGAAGATATAGGATTTGTTTCGCTTAAAAACCATTTTCTTGATGATCAACTTGTAGAACATTTATACAGTGAGATCAAAGATTTTTTTGACCTTCCCGAAGAGACTAAGACAAATTATGAGATAGAGGAACTTCATGGTCAGCGAGGCTATATTTCCTTCGGAAAAGAGCATGCAAAAGGAAAGAAAGAAGGGGATCTGAAAGAGTTCTGGCACTTTGGCCAGGAGCCTGAGGCAGATGCTGATCTTAAAGAGAAATATCCAGACAATGTACAGGTAAAAGAACTTGAGGATTTTAATGAAACCGGTATGCAAGCCTATAAAATGCTCGAGAAAACGGGTATTTACGTACTACGGGCACTTGCGCTATATATAGGTCTTGATGAGTTTTATTTCGATAAATGGGCCAAAAACGGAAACAGTATCCTGCGCCCTATACACTACCCTCCCATTACAGATGAGCCTAAAGGTGCCGTGCGTGCCGGGGCACACGGTGATATTAATCTAATTACCCTGCTTATGGGCGCTTCTGCCGGTGGACTTCAAGTACTGCGGAAAGATGGCGAGTGGATCGATGCCATTCCCCAGGATGATGAACTGGTAATCAACGTGGGCGATATGCTTGAACGTTTGACGAATAATAAACTTCGTTCTACCATTCATCGAGTGGCAAACCCACCGAAAGTTCAATGGAGCTCACCACGATATTCAATACCATTCTTCATGCACCCGCGTAGTGAGATGCCTTTAAATTGCTTAGACCTGTGCGTTAACGAAGAACATCCTAAGGCGTATGAAGATATCACTGCGGGAGCGTTTTTACATCAGCGGCTAGTGGATATAGGCCTGATAAAAGAGAAAAAGTAA
- a CDS encoding DUF1328 family protein, with protein sequence MLRWTIIFIVIAIIAAIFGFGGIASGAEDIAKILFFIFIVLFLISLLSRLFRK encoded by the coding sequence ATGCTTCGTTGGACAATTATTTTTATCGTTATAGCGATAATCGCAGCCATTTTTGGATTTGGTGGAATAGCCTCCGGTGCTGAGGATATTGCCAAAATTCTCTTTTTTATCTTTATCGTACTTTTTCTAATTAGTCTACTTTCGAGACTTTTCAGAAAATAA
- a CDS encoding thiamine pyrophosphate-dependent enzyme codes for MREHFIEGNELFFDREKLSDEWLLKLYKGMLEPRLIEEKMLILLRQGKISKWFSGIGQEAISIGVTSALHEDEYILPMHRNLGVFTARNIPLHRMFSQWQGTTGGFTKGRDRSFHFGTQRYKIIGMISHLGPQLGVACGIALGHKLRKEQKITAVFTGEGGTSEGDFHEALNVASVWDLPVLFCIENNGYGLSTPTREQYRCEHLIDRAVGYGMEGHQINGNNITEVFNRISEIAQGMREHPRPVLIEFETFRMRGHEEASGVKYVPLDLLQHWEKRDPLINYRAFLMNKNLLNLDKNDLLEQEIRKNIDQNLEIAFAENAPSVSTDNELQDVYAPFKFKLESPGNNSREIRFIDAIAQALKEAMHRHDNCVLMGQDIADYGGVFKITEGFVDTFGKDRVRNTPICESAIIEAGMGLSINGFKAIIELQFADFVSSGFNPIVNYLAKSHYRWGQVADVVLRMPCGAGVGAGPFHSQSNEAWFTHTPGLKVVYPAFPADAKGLLISAIEDPNPVLFFEHKALYRTVRQAVPTGYYNLPFGKAALLNAGTQISIITFGAPVHWALELIADMLEISIALIDLRTLVPLDWDAINDTVVQTGKVLLLTEDNLTGSFITSLAARIGDECFEYLDAPVKCLASLDTPIPFAKDLENNYLAKDRLKNAVKELVDY; via the coding sequence ATGCGAGAACATTTTATAGAAGGAAATGAACTTTTTTTCGACCGCGAAAAGCTGTCAGATGAATGGCTTCTAAAGCTCTATAAAGGAATGTTAGAGCCCCGTCTCATAGAGGAAAAGATGCTGATTTTATTACGTCAGGGGAAAATTTCAAAATGGTTTAGCGGGATAGGTCAGGAGGCGATTTCCATAGGGGTGACGTCTGCATTGCATGAAGACGAATATATTTTACCCATGCACCGCAATCTAGGTGTATTTACGGCCAGGAATATTCCCCTTCATCGCATGTTTTCCCAGTGGCAGGGAACTACGGGCGGATTTACAAAGGGTCGTGACCGTAGTTTTCATTTTGGAACCCAGCGCTACAAAATCATTGGTATGATCTCGCATTTAGGTCCGCAGTTAGGCGTTGCCTGTGGGATTGCACTTGGTCATAAGTTGCGTAAAGAACAAAAAATAACCGCGGTTTTTACAGGTGAGGGCGGTACCAGTGAGGGGGATTTTCATGAGGCGCTCAATGTTGCTTCGGTGTGGGATCTGCCGGTTTTGTTTTGTATAGAAAATAATGGTTATGGGCTATCAACACCTACCAGGGAGCAGTACCGTTGTGAACATTTGATTGACCGTGCGGTAGGTTATGGTATGGAAGGCCACCAGATAAATGGCAATAACATCACTGAGGTTTTTAATCGCATTTCAGAAATCGCCCAGGGCATGCGCGAACATCCCAGACCTGTCCTGATTGAATTTGAAACTTTTAGGATGCGTGGCCACGAGGAAGCAAGTGGAGTGAAATATGTTCCTTTAGATTTGCTGCAACATTGGGAAAAAAGAGATCCTTTAATCAATTACAGAGCGTTTTTGATGAATAAAAATCTCCTCAATTTGGACAAAAATGACCTTTTAGAGCAGGAAATCAGGAAAAATATTGACCAAAATCTAGAAATAGCTTTTGCTGAGAATGCACCCAGTGTTTCTACAGATAACGAACTTCAGGACGTTTATGCACCTTTTAAATTTAAACTGGAAAGTCCGGGGAATAATTCCCGGGAAATTCGGTTTATTGATGCCATTGCGCAAGCCTTGAAAGAAGCAATGCACAGACATGATAATTGTGTTTTAATGGGACAGGACATTGCAGATTATGGAGGCGTTTTTAAGATCACGGAAGGTTTTGTAGACACCTTTGGCAAAGATCGCGTACGCAATACACCCATTTGTGAGTCAGCCATCATTGAAGCCGGTATGGGACTTTCTATCAATGGTTTTAAGGCAATTATTGAACTACAATTCGCCGATTTTGTATCCTCAGGATTCAATCCTATTGTAAACTACCTGGCAAAATCCCATTATCGCTGGGGGCAAGTGGCAGATGTTGTTTTGCGCATGCCGTGTGGTGCGGGAGTGGGAGCAGGGCCTTTTCATAGTCAGAGCAATGAAGCCTGGTTTACCCATACCCCAGGATTAAAAGTGGTATATCCCGCCTTTCCTGCGGATGCAAAAGGACTTTTGATTAGCGCCATTGAGGATCCCAATCCCGTACTTTTCTTTGAACATAAAGCTTTGTACCGCACGGTTCGCCAAGCGGTGCCGACAGGATATTATAACCTGCCCTTTGGTAAAGCAGCCTTGTTAAATGCGGGTACCCAGATTAGTATCATAACCTTTGGTGCACCTGTTCACTGGGCTCTTGAACTTATTGCAGACATGCTCGAAATCTCTATAGCGCTTATTGACTTACGTACGCTTGTACCCTTAGATTGGGATGCCATAAATGATACAGTTGTTCAAACCGGTAAAGTACTATTGCTTACCGAAGATAACCTAACCGGTAGTTTTATAACCAGTCTTGCGGCACGTATAGGCGATGAATGTTTTGAATATTTGGATGCCCCGGTGAAATGCCTGGCAAGTCTCGACACACCCATTCCTTTTGCGAAGGATCTAGAAAACAATTACCTCGCAAAAGACAGGTTGAAAAATGCCGTTAAAGAGCTTGTGGATTATTAA